In Parus major isolate Abel chromosome 8, Parus_major1.1, whole genome shotgun sequence, a single window of DNA contains:
- the LOC107208290 gene encoding cytochrome b-c1 complex subunit 6, mitochondrial has product MGQRGEPEEEEEELVDPLTTLREHCEQTEKCAKARERLELCDARVSSRSDTEEQCTEELFDFLHARDHCVAHKLFSKLK; this is encoded by the exons ATGGGGCAGCGCGGCGAGCCCGAG gaggaagaggaagagctcGTG GACCCCCTGACCACGCTGCGGGAGCACTGCGAGCAGACGGAGAAATGCGCGAAGGCGCGGGagcggctggagctgtgtgacGCGCGGGTGTCCTCCCGCTCCGATACAGAGGAGCAGTGCACAGAGGAGCTCTTCGACTTCCTGCACGCCAGGGACCACTGT GTTGCTCACAAGCTTTTCAGTAAGCTGAAGTGA
- the NSUN4 gene encoding 5-methylcytosine rRNA methyltransferase NSUN4: AAALLRRGPGTAPGTVLGAGPRRHRHKEKWAATAPRIPSTRLALHHFDTSYSLHLGALWPSVRAGLLCEQKYGALLNNFAAADHVPQELELLNATDFVSEAPQKAQQWQRGAAVGEAARGCQEGSGEGRTGMQAEMMTQAEMSPPLCASISSKIKCYTFPRGDITRFRPARLDSLGLLDYYLMDAASILPVLALNVQPDDFVLDLCAAPGGKTLALLQTGFCGHLAANDVSVSRTKRLHQILHSYVPREVRDTVSVTSYDGRDWDQVKGGTFHKVLVDVPCTTDRHSAMEEDNNIFHKRRTKERQMLPMLQLQLLMAGILAAKPGGGEVVYSTCSLSPLQNECVVERALDIAEAQFNISVHVEDLSYFQTLFQDTFSFFSNCRLGELVLPHLTANFGPMYFCKLRRM, from the exons GCGGCCGCGCTGCTGCGGCGGGGGCCGGGGACGGCACCGGGAACAGTCCTGGGAGCGGGGCCCCGCCGGCACCGGCACAAGGAGAAGTGG GCTGCCACGGCCCCACGCATCCCGTCCACGCGGCTGGCGCTGCACCACTTCGACACAAGCTACAGCCTGCACCTGGGCGCCCTGTGGCCCTCGGTCCGTGCTGGCCTGCTCTGCGAGCAGAAGTACGGGGCCCTCCTCAAcaactttgctgctgctgaccaTGTTCCccaagagctggagctgctcaatGCCACCGATTTTGTTTCTGAGGCCCCCCAAAAGGCGCAGCAATGGCAGCGGGGTGCAGCCGTGGGGGAAGCGGCCAGAGGGTGCCAGGAGGGCTCTGGTGAGGGCAGGACTGGGATGCAGGCAGAAATGATGACACAAGCAGAGATGTCCCCGCCACTTTGCGCCTCCATCAGCTCCAAAATCAAGTGTTACACCTTCCCCAGGGGTGACATCACACGCTTTCGCCCTGCACG GCTGGATTCTCTGGGGCTCCTCGACTATTACCTCATGGATGCAGCATCAATCCTGCCTGTCCTGGCACTCAACGTGCAGCCGGATGACTTTGTCCTTGACCTCTGTGCGGCTCCGGGTGGGAAGactctggctctgctgcagactGGGTTTTGTG GGCATCTGGCAGCCAACGATGTCTCTGTTTCCCGGACAAAGAGGCTGCACCAGATTCTCCACAGCTATGTCCCCAGAGAAGTCAGGGATACTGTGAGTGTCACATCCTATGACGGAAGGGACTGGGACCAGGTGAAAGGTGGCACTTTCCATAAG gtgctggtggATGTGCCCTGCACGACAGACAGACACTCTGCCATGGAGGAGGACAACAACATCTTCCACAAGAGGCGAACCAAAGAGCGTCAGATGCTGCccatgctgcagctgcagctgctgat ggctgggatcctggCGGCGaagccaggaggaggagaggtggTGTATTCCACGTGCTCCCTGTCCCCGCTGCAGAACGAGTGTGTGGTTGAGAGGGCGCTGGACATTGCAGAAGCCCAGTTCAACATCAGTGTCCACGTTGAGGACCTGAGCTACTTCCAGACGCTCTTCCAGGACACGTTTTCCTTCTTCTCAAACTGCCGGCTCGGGGAGCTTGTCCTGCCTCACCTCACTGCCAACTTTGGGCCGATGTATTTCTGCAAATTACGTCGGATGTAG